One part of the Bdellovibrio bacteriovorus genome encodes these proteins:
- a CDS encoding YcnI family protein, whose protein sequence is MLKMIPVLSLLLGSQALAHVSLENPQAAAGSYYKAVVRVPHGCDATATTSLTVHLPKGFITPKPMPKPGWDVAVETDTSGVATAVKFSGGNLPDAFYDEFVIRAKITAPANSTLYFKVSQVCEKGQIDWFDIPVPGQDEHELAAPAASLKITAGASGH, encoded by the coding sequence GTGCTTAAAATGATCCCTGTTCTGTCTTTGTTACTGGGCTCTCAAGCCCTTGCCCATGTGTCCCTGGAAAATCCTCAAGCCGCTGCTGGCAGCTATTACAAGGCTGTTGTGCGCGTACCTCATGGCTGCGATGCCACAGCCACCACGTCTTTGACGGTGCATTTGCCCAAGGGCTTCATCACGCCTAAACCCATGCCGAAGCCAGGCTGGGATGTGGCGGTTGAAACAGACACCAGCGGTGTTGCCACGGCAGTGAAGTTCAGCGGTGGAAACTTGCCGGATGCATTCTATGACGAATTTGTGATTCGGGCGAAAATCACGGCCCCGGCAAATTCAACCTTGTATTTCAAAGTCTCACAGGTCTGTGAAAAAGGTCAGATTGACTGGTTTGATATCCCGGTTCCAGGTCAGGATGAGCACGAACTGGCGGCTCCGGCGGCAAGCTTGAAAATCACCGCAGGAGCTTCGGGCCACTAG
- the ttcA gene encoding tRNA 2-thiocytidine(32) synthetase TtcA has product MKSAVNFELPLAVKIRKQIVQALNDFNMIEDGDKVMVCVSGGKDSSVLLALLTEIQRRSERKFQIEAAILDQKQPGFDVSKFKVWVESLGVPFHIVEKDTYSIVKEKVQGGTFCSLCSRLRRAILYDFAHNNGFTKLALGHHRDDVVHTALLNMFYVGTTAAMPPKLKSDDERNILVRPLCYASERDIEELAAEWAFPVIPCNLCGSQDGLKRQRIKKLVRDLEKEIPNIYASIQTSMTNIKPSQLMDQDLWDFKNLKT; this is encoded by the coding sequence ATGAAATCAGCCGTTAATTTTGAACTTCCCCTGGCGGTAAAAATCCGCAAACAGATCGTGCAGGCCTTGAACGACTTCAACATGATTGAAGACGGCGACAAGGTCATGGTCTGCGTTTCCGGCGGCAAAGATTCCAGTGTCCTGCTGGCTTTGCTGACCGAAATCCAAAGACGCTCTGAGCGCAAATTCCAAATCGAAGCTGCGATCCTGGATCAAAAACAACCGGGCTTCGATGTTTCCAAATTCAAAGTTTGGGTGGAAAGCCTGGGCGTGCCTTTTCATATCGTTGAAAAAGACACTTATTCCATCGTGAAAGAAAAAGTTCAGGGCGGAACGTTCTGTTCTCTTTGCTCACGTCTGCGCCGTGCGATTCTTTATGATTTTGCCCATAACAACGGCTTCACCAAGCTGGCACTGGGACACCACCGCGATGACGTCGTTCACACGGCCTTGCTGAACATGTTCTATGTCGGCACCACTGCGGCCATGCCACCAAAACTGAAATCTGACGACGAACGCAATATTCTGGTCCGCCCACTGTGCTATGCTTCTGAAAGAGATATCGAAGAACTGGCGGCCGAATGGGCCTTCCCGGTGATCCCGTGCAACCTGTGCGGATCCCAGGACGGATTGAAACGTCAGCGCATCAAAAAGCTGGTTCGAGACCTCGAAAAAGAGATCCCGAACATCTATGCCTCCATCCAGACTTCCATGACGAATATCAAGCCAAGTCAACTGATGGATCAGGATTTGTGGGACTTTAAGAACCTCAAGACCTAG
- a CDS encoding mechanosensitive ion channel family protein — translation MAEKFIKIQALYGLLELEPFILLGALIAITWIFYKFFLKEASDERHRSIRNHFRTLLRHYVILAFLFLLFIFMQTSEPQIGRFAKFIPYVAFLTFVWGNVVFVKTSRLIVLQYLFLGSMKHGVPLLLVNIFSLILSIVLMFWGITHVFGLEVGPLLATSAAASVILGLALQDTLGNLFAGISLQLDRNFEIGDWLEITSGIQKATGQVREITWRSTTLVGFSDELITFPNRFMANAQISNFSPPDNPIVRRQIFRLAFGQNIELAKQILERTVAGVGEIRGIPAPWAYVSDTNEHWVELKIIYFIDNYGSQFNIGDKVYVRGIEALKAQGIKLARQVVELSDTTQGHEISR, via the coding sequence ATGGCAGAAAAGTTTATCAAAATTCAGGCACTCTATGGACTCCTTGAACTTGAGCCTTTCATACTTTTGGGGGCGCTCATTGCCATCACCTGGATCTTCTACAAGTTTTTCCTGAAGGAAGCCTCCGACGAAAGACATCGCAGCATCCGCAATCATTTCCGCACTTTGCTTCGCCATTATGTGATTTTGGCCTTCTTGTTTTTGCTCTTTATTTTCATGCAGACCTCCGAACCCCAGATCGGGCGTTTTGCGAAGTTCATTCCTTATGTCGCCTTCCTGACTTTTGTTTGGGGCAACGTGGTGTTTGTGAAAACATCCCGTCTGATCGTCCTGCAGTACCTGTTCTTGGGATCAATGAAGCACGGTGTTCCTCTGCTTCTGGTGAACATTTTCTCTTTGATCCTTTCTATCGTCTTAATGTTCTGGGGCATCACTCACGTGTTTGGCCTGGAGGTGGGACCCCTGCTTGCGACGTCGGCGGCGGCCTCGGTGATTCTGGGTCTGGCGCTGCAGGACACTTTGGGAAATCTGTTTGCCGGAATTTCTTTGCAGCTGGATCGCAACTTTGAAATCGGTGACTGGCTGGAAATCACGAGCGGTATTCAGAAAGCCACGGGTCAAGTGCGCGAGATCACCTGGCGCTCCACAACCCTGGTGGGCTTTTCTGATGAGCTGATCACCTTCCCGAATCGCTTTATGGCCAATGCTCAGATTTCAAACTTCTCCCCACCGGACAACCCTATCGTTCGCCGTCAGATCTTCCGCCTGGCATTCGGTCAGAACATCGAGCTGGCCAAGCAGATCCTGGAGCGCACGGTCGCCGGAGTTGGCGAAATCCGAGGCATTCCGGCACCTTGGGCCTATGTCAGCGACACCAACGAACATTGGGTGGAACTGAAAATCATCTATTTCATTGATAATTACGGTTCCCAGTTCAACATCGGCGACAAGGTTTATGTGCGCGGGATTGAGGCTCTGAAGGCTCAGGGCATCAAATTAGCTCGACAAGTGGTTGAGCTATCGGATACAACCCAAGGCCATGAAATCAGCCGTTAA